Proteins encoded by one window of Amaranthus tricolor cultivar Red isolate AtriRed21 chromosome 4, ASM2621246v1, whole genome shotgun sequence:
- the LOC130810768 gene encoding photosystem I assembly protein Ycf4-like, giving the protein MNWRSERIWIELITGSRKISSGYDLFDKKEGIVCIFRWGFPGKNRRILFRYLIKNIQSIRIELKEGISTRRVLYLEIRGQGAIPLTRTDENMTPREIEQKAAELASFLRVPIEVF; this is encoded by the exons ATGAATTGGCGCTCAGAACGTATATGGATAGAACTTATAACGGGATCTCGAAAAATAA GTAGTGGTTATGATCTTTTCGATAAAAAAGAAGGAATAGTATGTATTTTTCGTTGGGGATTCCCTGGAAAAAATCGTCGCATCCTTTTCCGATATCTTATAAAGAATATCCAATCTATTAGAATAGAACTTAAAGAGGGTATTTCTACTCGTCGTGTTCTTTATCTGGAAATTAGAGGCCAGGGAGCCATTCCTTTGACGCGTACTGATGAAAATATGACTCCACGAGAAATTGAACAAAAAGCTGCTGAATTGGCCTCTTTTTTGCGTGTACCAATTGAAGtattttga
- the LOC130810769 gene encoding cytochrome b559 subunit alpha-like yields MSRVQILSSLPNYFYFEKHLWYYIGNPTRSLRFYVKSKVKGNLLISSFTDLPLTVQEYVELSMSGSTGERSFADIITSIRYWVIHSITIPSLFIAGWLFVSTGLAYDVFGSPRPNEYFTESRQGIPLITGRFDSLEQLDEFSRSF; encoded by the exons ATGTCACGGGTTCAAATCCTGTCATCCCTACCTAATTACTTTTACTTTGAGAA ACACCTTTGGTACTATATTGGTAATCCTACAAGATCTTTACGTTTTTACGTAAAGTCAAAAGTAAAAGGAAATTTACTAATTTCATCTTTTACGGATTTGCCTTTGACTGTACAAGAATATGTGGAGCTCAGCATGTCTGGAAGCACAGGAGAACGTTCTTTTGCTGATATTATTACCAGTATTCGATACTGGGTTATTCATAGCATTACTATACCTTCCCTATTCATTGCGGGTTGGTTATTCGTCAGCACAGGTTTAGCTTACGATGTGTTTGGAAGCCCCCGGCCAAACGAATATTTCACAGAGAGCCGACAAGGAATTCCATTAATAACTGGCCGTTTTGACTCTTTGGAACAACTTGATGAATTTAGTAGATCCTTTTAG
- the LOC130811466 gene encoding ATP-dependent Clp protease proteolytic subunit-like, with product MPIGVPKVPFRSPGEEDASWVDVYNRLYRERLLFLGQEVDSEISNQLIGLMVYLSIEDDTKDLYLFINSPGGWVIPGVAIYDTMQFVRPDVHTICMGLAASMGSFILVGGEITKRLAFPHAWRQ from the exons atGCCTATTGGTGTTCCAAAAGTTCCCTTTCGAAGTCCTGGAGAGGAAGATGCATCTTGGGTTGACGTATA CAACCGACTTTATCGAGAAagattactttttttaggccaAGAAGTCGATAGCGAGATCTCGAATCAACTTATTGGTCTTATGGTATATCTCAGTATCGAAGATGATACCAAggatttatatttgtttataaattcTCCTGGCGGATGGGTAATACCCGGAGTAGCTATTTATGATACCATGCAATTTGTGCGACCAGATGTACATACAATATGCATGGGGTTAGCTGCTTCAATGGGATCTTTTATCCTGGTCGGAGGAGAAATTACTAAACGTTTAGCATTCCCTCACGCTTGGCGCCAAtga